CACGGGCAGAGCACCGGCGACCTCGGCCGCGGCGTCCGCTCGGTCGTCCTCGAACGGGCCGCCGGGCAGATCGTGCTGGCCGTCGTCGGGTCGGCCGTCCTGCTGACCGTCCCGTCCCCGGTGCTCGCCGGGACCCGGCACGTGCTGTTGCTGCTGACGTGCGCCGCGGCCGGCGCCCTCGCGATCGGCCTCGCCCTGCGCATGAACCGGACGCCCGCCGCCCGCCGGCGCCGCGCCCTGCTCGACGAGGCCCGCGAGGCGTTGCTGTCCCGCCGCAACGGACCCGGCGTCATCGGCTCGTCCGTCGTCGTCCTCGCGGGATACGTGGCGATGTTCCTGCTCGCCGCCCGCGTCACCGGCACCACCGCGTCCCCGGCCGTGCTGCTGCCGCTCGCGCTGCTCGCCCTGCTCGCGATGAGCCTGCCGCTCAACGTCGGCGGATGGGGGCCGAGGGAGGGCGTCACCGCCTGGGCGTTCGGCGCCGCGGGGCTGGGCGCGGACAACGGACTGGCCGTCGCGGTCGTGTACGGCGTGCTGAGTCTCGTGGCGAGCCTGCCCGGCGTCCTCGTCCTCGTGGCCCGCTGGTCCGCGGGCCTGAGGCGGACACCGGGCTATTCCGCGGCGGTCAGCAGCGAGAAATACGCCCCGAACGATTCCGCGAGACTCGCCAGCAGCGCCTTCCCCTTTTCCGCGTCCCCCAGCGAAGGGCGGCCTATGACTCCCGAATCGGTATAGGCGGACATACCCAGGCTGAGCAGATGACGGCGGTCGTCCGCGACGAAATCGGCGGTCTCGTGACCGGGCCTGACCCATTCCGGATGAGTGTGCAGAAGAACGGAGGTCTCGATTTCCCCCGCGTGCATGTCGGTGAGCAGCGAGGTCCGCACCCCGGCCCGCTCCCGCGCCGTCTCCCAGTCCTCCGCGGCCGGGAACAACGCCATGTGCTCACCGCGCGCGGAGGATTCCTGAACGACGTTTCCCAGGACATAGTTTCCGCCGTGCCCGTTGACGAGGACCAGCGCCTCGACGCCGGACCGGCGCAGCGAGTCGGCGATGTCCCGTATCACCGCGTGCAGGGTCACCGAGGAAATGCTCACCGTCCCCGGCCAGGCCGCGTGCTCGTGCGAGCAGGAGATCGTCACCGGAGGAAGGAGGTGCACCGGGTACGTGTCGGCTATCTCCCGCGCGACGGCGCAGGCGACGAGCGTGTCGGTCGCCAACGGAAGGTACGGGCCGTGCTGTTCGAAACTCCCCACGGGGAGGACGGCGACCTGCCATGAGACATCGGCGCCCCGCTTCCGTACGTCTTCCGTGGTGTCCGCCGGCAGCAGACCGTGTGCCGCCGACCGCATACCCGCATCGCTCATCGTTCACGGCCTTTCGTCTCTGTTGAGGAACCAGATCATGACAGAAAAAATCGGCGTACTCGGCAAGAAGTCACCGCAGCTCACGGGCGTGGAGCGGGTGGTCAGTTCCCCCCTGCCCACGGTGTACGGGGAGTTCCGGGCGGTCGGCTACCTCGACCACGACCGCGGTGACGAGCAAGTGGCCCTGGTCCACGGCGACATCGGCACCGAGGATGTCCTGACCAGGCTGCACTCCGAGTGCCTGACCGGCGACGCCTTCGGCTCGCAGCACTGCGAGTGCGGCGACCAGCTCGCCTCCGCGCTGCGCGCCGTCGTCGCCGAAGGACGCGGCGTCGTCGTCTACTTGAGAGGACACGAGGGCCGCGGCATCGGCCTGCTCGCCAAGCTGCGGGCGATGGCCCTGCAGGCGGAGGGCCTGGACACCGTCGAGGCGAACCTCGCCCTGGGGCTGCCGGTCGACGCCCGCGACTACGGCGTCGCCGCGCGGATCCTTGAGGACCTGGGGGTGCGCTCGGTCCGCCTGATGTCCAACAACCCGCGCAAGCGGGAGGCGCTGCTCGAGCACGGCATCAAGGTCGCCGAACAGGTTCCACTGCTGATACCGCCGTGCGAGAGCAACATCACCTATCTGCGGACCAAGCGGGAGCGGCTGGACCACCACCTGCCCCATCTGGACGCCGTGGCGCACTGGTCCTGACCGCGTGCGGACGGTGTCCTGGTGGCAGACAGGTGTGACACCCTCCGCCGGGAGGCAGCGTGCACGTGGTCCGTGAGGCGTCCGTCGTCGTCATCGGCGGCGGCGTGATGGGCACCGGCATCGCCTTGCGCGATGGCCCGGTGCGTCTCCCGTCCGCCGGCCGTGGGGGTGCGGCACATCCTGGACGGCTCGCTGCCGCCGGGCCTCGGCCGGGCCGCCGGGACGGCGGCCCGGTCCGAGGAGTGGCTGGACGAACTCGCCCGCGGCTGAATCCCGATCACTCGTCCTTGACGGCGTCGTGCACCAGTTGCTTCAGGTCCCGGAACATCGTGTGCGAGGTGCGCGGCCGTACCTGCGTCATGAACTGCACCGTCAGATCCCGGCCCGGGTCGACCCAGAACGTCGTGGTCGCCACCCCGCTCCAGCCGAAGGCGCCGAGCCCGGCCGGGGCGAGCGTGCGGGCCGGGTCGATCACCACGGAGACGCCGAGCCCGAAGCCGACGCCGTCGTTGCCGGGCTCGTCGTGGGCCGGGCGGCTGCCGAAGGAGCGCAGGTCGGCGCCGTCCGGCAACTGGTTGGTGGTCATCATGTCAACGGTCCCGGGCGTGAGCAGCCGGACCCCGTCGAGTTCGCCGCGGCGGCGCAGCAGCTCCATGAAGCGGTGCACGTCGTACGCGCTCGCCACCATGCCGCCGCTGCCCGACAGGAACCGCGGTCGGCCCCGCAGCGGCAGTCCGGGGATCGGTTCGATCCCGGTGCCGTCCTCCTTCTCCCCGTACATCTCGGCCAGCCGGACCGCCTGTTCGTCGCTGACCTCGAAGCCGGCGTCCGCCATCCCCAGCGGGCGGAAGATCCGCTCGGCGAGGTGCACGTCGAGCGGCTGCCCGGAGACCACCTCGATGACCCGGCCGAGCACGTTGCTGGCGACGGAGTAGTTCCACTGCGTGCCCGGATCGAACTGCAACGGCAGGCTCGCGTACACGTCGATCGTCTCGGCCAGGTCCGCGCCGGGCGGCACCGACGACTCCAGTCCGGCGTCGCGGTAGAGGGCGTCGACGGGATGGGTGTGGTAGAAGCCGAAGGTCAGACCCGAGGTGTGGGTCATCAGGTGCCGGATCAGTATGGGCCCCGACGCCGGGCGGGTACGGATGTCCGCGCCGGAGCCGCTCTCGTACACCCGCGCGTCGGCGAAGGCCGGCAGATGCCGGGCGACCGGGTCGTCCAGCGACAGCCTGCCCTCCTCCACCAGCATCAGCGCGGCCACCGAGGTGACCGGTTTGGTCATCGAGTAGATCCGCCACAGCGTGTCGGGTTCGACGGGCAGTTGGGCGGCGATGTCGCGGTGGCCGTGCGTGGTGAGGTGCGCGACCCGGCCGCCGCGCGCGACGGAGACGAGGCAGCCGGGCAGCCGGCCCTCGTCCACGCAGTGGGCGAAGTGCTGGTCGAGCCGGTCCAGTGCCTTCCCGTCCAGCCCCACCTCGCCCGGTTCCACCTCTTGTCGCAGCAGTGCCATCGCTCTACCTCCGCTCTCGTTCGTCGAGGTGCGATCGGGAATACCCCGCCCGGGCGCCCTCAGACCTCATCGTCGCGCAGGAACGCGCCGATGGTCCGCAGGAGAGCACCACTGTCCGCTCGCGGCGGGCGGCCGGGAATGTGCCGACCCGCGGGGCGGGTTGACCGAGGCATGAGTGAGGACGCACTGCTGAAGCTGCTTGCCGAAAGCAACAGTGGGGTGCTGGTCACCCTCCGGCGCGACGGTCGGCCCCAGTTGTCGAACGTCATGCACGCCTACAGTCCCGACGAGCGGATCATCCGGATCTCGGTCACCGACGACCGCGCCAAGACCCGCAACCTGCGCCGCGACCCGCGCGCGTCGTACCACGTGACCACCGCCGACCGCTGGGCCTACACGGTCGTCGACGGAACGGCCGACCTCACGCCCGTCGCCGCCGACCCGCACGACGACACGGTCGAGGAACTCGTCCGGCTCTACCGCGACATCAGCGGTGAGCACTCCGACTGGGACGACTACCGTGCCGCCATGGTCCGCGACCGGCGCCTCGTCATCCGGCTCCGGGTGGAGCGGGCCTACGGCGCTCCGCGGGCCTGAGACCGGCGGCTGGTCGTCTCCCGCCGGATCGGCCGTGTCGGCTGCCCGCTCACCGCGTGGTGGACGAGCGGGAGACCGGCACACGGGGTACTCGGCGCTTCGGAACGAGGCAAACGCCCGCCCGGACGGCCGGGGCGGCACTCGCCGGAGAAGAGAGGCTCATGAAGGACCAAGCGCACGCGCACGCGGTTCCCGCGGTCGGCACCGGCACGACCGGCGCCGACCTGCTGGGCATCTACCTCAACGACCACCTGGCCGGCGCCACCGCGGGCACGGAGCGGGCCCGTTCCCTGGCGGGGGCGCTCCAGGGGTCACCGTCCGGACCGGCGCTGCGCACCGTCGCGCAGGAGATCGGCGAGGACCGGGCGAGTCTGCTCGCGATCATGGACATGCTCGGCGTTCCGGTACGGCACTACAAGGTGTCCCTGGCCTGGGCGGCGGAGAGGGTCGGGCGGCTGAAGAGCAACGGGCGCCTGGTCGGCCGTTCGCCGCTGACCTCGCTGGTGGAGCTGGAGTTCCTGCGGCTCGCCGTGCAGGGCAAGGCCGCCGCGTGGCAGACACTGCGCCGGCTGGCGGACACGGACGGACGGCTCGACGCGCGGCTGCTGGACGAGCTGCTGGAGCGGGCCGAACGCCAGCAGGCCACCCTGGAGGAACTGCGCCTCGGCCAGGTCACGGAGACCTTCCGGCCGAGCTGACGGGACCGCGCACCGGCGGTACGCCCCGGGCGGGAAAGGGCTGTGCCGGGCGGGACGGGACCGCGGGACGGGGCTGTGCCAAGCGGGACGGGACCGCCTCCCGCCCGGACGGGATCGCCTCCCGCCCGGACGGGACCGCCTCCCGCCCGGACGGGACCGCGCCGGGCCGCCTCAGGGCTGGCCGGCGTGGGTGTGGCTGTGCGAGATCTCGTCGGGGCAGCCCCGGCCGCCGCCCCCGCGGTCGCACCGCCAGTCCCGTACGGCCAGTGCGAACGCGCCCAGCATCGGCAGCACGCCGCAGGCGACGGCGAGCGCGACGGCGGACCGGTAGTGCGCCTCGCCTCCGTCGCCGAGAGCCAGGTAGAAGAGGCCGGGCAGCGCCGCCGTACCCACGGCACCGCCCAGTCGCTGGCCCGTCTGCAGGGCGCCGCCCGCGGCGCCCGCCATCCGCACCGGCACGTCCCGCAGGGTCATCGTCACGTTGGGCGAGATGACACAGCCGCTGCCGAGGCCGCCGAGGAGCAGTGCCGGAGCCTGCAGCCACGCCGCCGTGTCGGCGGGCGCCCAGCGAAGGACGGCCGCGGCTCCGCCCAGCCCCAGAATGACGGCCGCCAGCCCGCACACCGTCAGCAGCCGTCCCAGTCGCTCCACCAGCCGCCCGGCCACCGCCGCGGCCACGGCCGACCCGACGGCGAACGGCGTCACGGCGAGCCCCGAAGCCAGCGGTGAGTAAGCCAGCCCGTTCTGGAAGAACAGCGCGAACACCAGCCACACCCCGCTGAAGCCCACGAAGTACAGCGTGGCGATGACGGCGCCCGTGACGTACCCGCGCGTCGACGTGGCCAGCCGGGGATCGAGCAGCGGCTGGCCGTGCCGCGCGACGACACGCCGTTCCCAGCGAACGAAGAGCACCAGGAGCGCCGCCCCCACGGGAAACAGCCACCACAGCGCCCGCACACCGCCGGACTCCGCCAGGACCAGGGGCAGCATGAGCGTCAGCACGCCCGCGCCGAGCAGCGCGACGCCGGGCAGGTCCAGCCGTTGCCCGCCGGAGGGCGCCGTCCTGGGCAGCAGGCGCAGGCCGAGGACCAGCGCGACCGCACCGACCGGCACGTTGACGTAGAAGATCCAGCGCCAGCCCCCGGGGCCGTCCGCGAGCGTGAGGATCAGCCCGCCGACCACCGGGCCGACGGCGCTGGAGAGGCCGACCGTCGCCCCGAACAGGCCGAAGGCCCGGCCCCGCTCGGCGCCCCGGAACAGCTGCTGGATGAGCGCGGAGTTCTGTGGTGCCAGGCAC
This region of Streptomyces chromofuscus genomic DNA includes:
- a CDS encoding creatininase family protein — translated: MSDAGMRSAAHGLLPADTTEDVRKRGADVSWQVAVLPVGSFEQHGPYLPLATDTLVACAVAREIADTYPVHLLPPVTISCSHEHAAWPGTVSISSVTLHAVIRDIADSLRRSGVEALVLVNGHGGNYVLGNVVQESSARGEHMALFPAAEDWETARERAGVRTSLLTDMHAGEIETSVLLHTHPEWVRPGHETADFVADDRRHLLSLGMSAYTDSGVIGRPSLGDAEKGKALLASLAESFGAYFSLLTAAE
- the ribA gene encoding GTP cyclohydrolase II is translated as MTEKIGVLGKKSPQLTGVERVVSSPLPTVYGEFRAVGYLDHDRGDEQVALVHGDIGTEDVLTRLHSECLTGDAFGSQHCECGDQLASALRAVVAEGRGVVVYLRGHEGRGIGLLAKLRAMALQAEGLDTVEANLALGLPVDARDYGVAARILEDLGVRSVRLMSNNPRKREALLEHGIKVAEQVPLLIPPCESNITYLRTKRERLDHHLPHLDAVAHWS
- a CDS encoding serine hydrolase domain-containing protein, which codes for MALLRQEVEPGEVGLDGKALDRLDQHFAHCVDEGRLPGCLVSVARGGRVAHLTTHGHRDIAAQLPVEPDTLWRIYSMTKPVTSVAALMLVEEGRLSLDDPVARHLPAFADARVYESGSGADIRTRPASGPILIRHLMTHTSGLTFGFYHTHPVDALYRDAGLESSVPPGADLAETIDVYASLPLQFDPGTQWNYSVASNVLGRVIEVVSGQPLDVHLAERIFRPLGMADAGFEVSDEQAVRLAEMYGEKEDGTGIEPIPGLPLRGRPRFLSGSGGMVASAYDVHRFMELLRRRGELDGVRLLTPGTVDMMTTNQLPDGADLRSFGSRPAHDEPGNDGVGFGLGVSVVIDPARTLAPAGLGAFGWSGVATTTFWVDPGRDLTVQFMTQVRPRTSHTMFRDLKQLVHDAVKDE
- a CDS encoding PPOX class F420-dependent oxidoreductase, with the translated sequence MSEDALLKLLAESNSGVLVTLRRDGRPQLSNVMHAYSPDERIIRISVTDDRAKTRNLRRDPRASYHVTTADRWAYTVVDGTADLTPVAADPHDDTVEELVRLYRDISGEHSDWDDYRAAMVRDRRLVIRLRVERAYGAPRA
- a CDS encoding MFS transporter, with protein sequence MSAKARAEGNGGPSGRRAAGADPRRWRALWVTLVAGFMSLLDVTIVAVALPSMQRDLHASAPAIQWVVSGYALAFALVLVTAGRIGDAIGRRRIFLVALGGFVACSACAGAAPSIVLLVVARVAQGLCAGCLAPQNSALIQQLFRGAERGRAFGLFGATVGLSSAVGPVVGGLILTLADGPGGWRWIFYVNVPVGAVALVLGLRLLPRTAPSGGQRLDLPGVALLGAGVLTLMLPLVLAESGGVRALWWLFPVGAALLVLFVRWERRVVARHGQPLLDPRLATSTRGYVTGAVIATLYFVGFSGVWLVFALFFQNGLAYSPLASGLAVTPFAVGSAVAAAVAGRLVERLGRLLTVCGLAAVILGLGGAAAVLRWAPADTAAWLQAPALLLGGLGSGCVISPNVTMTLRDVPVRMAGAAGGALQTGQRLGGAVGTAALPGLFYLALGDGGEAHYRSAVALAVACGVLPMLGAFALAVRDWRCDRGGGGRGCPDEISHSHTHAGQP